The Equus caballus isolate H_3958 breed thoroughbred chromosome 12, TB-T2T, whole genome shotgun sequence genome contains a region encoding:
- the LOC100147399 gene encoding equilibrative nucleobase transporter 1-like: MEAPMEGLTLLEEEEGAAASAFTGLIAVFGRFGTWLSANPWLLVAAVCPCGTEEDQDPPRERPSESSNFISTEVWGLLECLGFVGILVAWASLVFVIKTEHYFEELCEPNAWLTGNTTLTGNATGQTDFKAQDEKFSLIFTLASFMNNFMTFPTGYIFDRFKNTVARLIAIFLYTTATLTIAFTSAESALLLFLAMPMLTVGGILFLITNLQVGNLFGKHRSTIITLYNGAFDSSSAVFLVIKLLYEQGVSLRASFLFFSVFSVWHVGRTFLLLPRGHIPYPLPPNYCYGLCSGRDSREEEQKTVESKELEGQSEFVSPKEEIPDPGQQKELRSFWGYAFSRRFAWHLMWLSMMQLWHYIFIGTLNSLLTTPAKGTRYVVGIYTNAFAITQFFGVLCAPWNGLLTDLLKQRYQKKASKTGFSASAVALCSTVPCLALTSLLCLGFALCASVPVLPLQYITFILQVISRSFLYGGNAAFLTLAFPPEHFGKIFGLVMALSAIVSLLQFLIFTFIKGPLQNDPFYVNVMLVLVTLLTFMHPFLVYGECQRKEGPPAIA; encoded by the exons ATGGAGGCTCCTATGGAGGGACTGACGctgctggaggaagaggaggg GGCTGCTGCCAGCGCTTTTACTGGGTTGATCGCAGTGTTTGGAAGATTTGGTACCTGGCTCTCGGCCAACCCCTGGCTTCTGGTGGCAGCTGTGTGTCCATGTGGAACTGAG GAAGATCAGGACCCTCCAAGGGAGAGGCCTTCTGAATCTTCAAACTTCATTTCCACTGAAGTGTGGGGGCTGCTGGAATGTCTTGGCTTTGTAGGCATCCTCGTCGCCTGGGCGTCGCTTGTGTTTGTCATCAAGACAGAGCATTACTTTGAGGAGCTGTGTGAACCAAATGCCTGGCTCACGGGCAATACCACACTGACGGGCAATGCCACGGGACAGACTG ACTTCAAAGCCCAGGATGAGAAGTTCTCGCTCATCTTCACCCTGGCGTCCTTCATGAACAACTTCATGACGTTCCCCACCGGCTACATCTTTGACCGTTTCAAGAACACTGTGGCCCGCCTCATAGCCAT ATTTCTCTACACCACTGCCACGCTCACCATAGCCTTCACCTCTGCAGA ATCAGCCCTGCTGCTCTTCCTGGCCATGCCCATGCTCACCGTTGGGGGAATCCTGTTTCTGATCACCAACCTGCAG GTGGGAAACCTGTTTGGCAAACACCGCTCAACCATCATCACTCTCTACAATGGAGCATTTGACTCTTCCTCGGCAGTCTTCCTTGTCATTAAG CTCCTTTATGAACAGGGCGTCAGCCTCAGggcctccttcctcttcttctctgtcttcaGTGTCTGGCATGTTGGGCGCACTTTCCTCCTGCTGCCCAGGGGGCACATCCCCTACCCGCTGCCCCCCAACTACTGCTATGG CCTGTGCTCTGGGAGGGAcagcagggaggaggagcagaagacAGTGGAGTCCAAAGAACTGGAGGGACAGTCGGAGTTCGTTTCACCAAAGGAAG AGATCCCAGATCCAGGGCAGCAGAAGGAGCTCCGCTCTTTCTGGGGCTACGCTTTCTCTCGGCGCTTTGCCTGGCACCTGATGTGGCTGTCCATGATGCAATTGTGGCATTACATCTTTATCGGCACCCTCAACTCTCTGCTCACCACCCCAGCCAAGGGCACTAGGTatgtggtggg CATCTACACAAATGCCTTTGCCATCACTCAGTTCTTCGGAGTGCTCTGTGCCCCCTGGAATGGCCTGCTCACGGACCTGCTTAAACAGAGGTACCAGAAGAAAGCGAGCAAGACAG GTTTCTCAGCCTCGGCGGTGGCCCTTTGCTCCACGGTTCCTTGTCTGGCCCTGACGTCTCTGTTGTGCCTGGGCTTcgccctctgtgcctcagtcccTGTCCTCCCCCTCCAGTACATCACCTTCATCCTGCAAGTGATCAGCCGCTCCTTCCTCTATGGGGGCAATGCTGCCTTCCTGACCCTTGC TTTCCCTCCAGAACACTTTGGGAAGATCTTTGGGCTAGTGATGGCCTTGTCAGCCATTGTGTCTCTGCTCCAGTTCCTCATCTTCACCTTCATCAAGGGCCCCCTCCAGAATGACCCATTCTAC gTGAACGTGATGCTGGTGCTCGTCACTCTTCTGACGTTCATGCACCCCTTCTTGGTGTATGGAGAGTGCCAGCGGAAGGAAGGCCCCCCTGCAATTGCTTAG